The window AAAGTTTGTTTGGGTGCACAAAAACTAATTAATAATGTTGAGGATTTAAGTATTTGGGAGTACTGCTAGACTCAAAAttaccctttaaaaaaaacacgtttaatagaatagaatagaatagaattcaactttattgtcattgcacatgcacaggtacagggcaacgaaatgcagtttgcatccatccagaagtgcccagtgatatagatatattacaatatatattagcaataatatagatatgtaagtatattacagaaatgggtctattatgttataatgtacacggtatgaagtatgttgtgaatattctataactataagtatgtacaggctgtagtgagtacaagctatgtacaggatatggacaggatataaatatgaaaaactatacagaatatgaaataaataactttacaggaatctgagatatacagctatacagaaatgggaactatgcaagttgtaaacagttgtagggttaaaaattatcgtatgtacagaatgattgtttacacagggctatacagtagtgcagttaaggtaagtgagggtgtggataatttctacagaggctatataaagtgctagtggtgcTAAAAAGTGCTAAAAAGTAGTGAGAACTGTAAATGTTAATATACGGAACTTTAGACATATCCACACATCATTAACGGACTACTCTACTTTCGCCTTCCCACCCGGCAGATGCCGCATCACCACCTTCACCTCCGGATCAACCATCAGTAGCTGTAGCGCAGCCGGAGGTGCTCAGGGAGCgggaggagcccgcaccgccagctgCGGAGCCCTGCGAGCCGGAGCAGGAGCCCGGAGAGCgggaggagcccgcaccgccagctgCGGAGCCCTGCGAGCCGGAGCAGGAGCCCGGAGAGCgggaggagcccgcaccgccagctgCGGAGCCCTGCGAGCCGGAGCAGGAGCCCGGAGAGCGGGAGGAACCCGCACCGCCAGCTGGGGAGCCCTGCGAGCCGGAGCAGGAacagctcagcgagccggagctcagcgagcgggaggagctcgcgctgcccgagcaggagctcaacGAGCGGGAgccggagctcagcgagccggaggagctcgcgctgcccgagccggagctcagcgagcgggagcCGGAGGTCGGCGAGCCACCAGCTGAGGAGGTCGGCGAGCCGGAGGGACCTCCACGTCTAGCGCGCCCTCCACGCCGCCCACGTCTAGCGCGCCCTCCACGCCATCCACGTCCAGTGCGTCAACGTCAGCGACCAGCGCGTCATAGACCGTGTGCCACACCTCGCTATTGCTTACCGGAGCAGCGACGttgccaccggacccgtggcaggccgccggaggagcagcgctgccaccggacccgtggcaggccgccggaggagcagcgCCGCCACCGTACCTGTGGCAGGCCCCCGGAactgttttgctgctgctgccggaCCCGTGGCCATCCGCCGGAGCTGCAACGTTGCCGCCATTGGACTCGAGGTAGGCCCCCTGAACTCTTTTGTTGTAATGATGGGCCGCCTGAGACTGTTTTGtggcgttttttctttttttttgctccgcTGCAGGATGCGCAGTCGGGCTTTGGGACTGTGACCTTGGGGGGGTTGTTTCTTTTgtggtttttgcttgttttggttCTACAGCGACCACATCAGCAGCATCAGTTTGATTTGATCCTAAAGAGACAATTTGCTTTATCGCAGCAGGATTCTGGATTTGAGCTGATCAGACTGACACTGACCTGAGGTGAAAGTGTGATtagacattttatttgtttatttaaaatatttacagatgAACTTGGCTCAGTCTTAGTGTTCTGTTTATCTGTTAAGTGAAGTCATTTCTAACATTTAatgatttacatttaaaaataggaTAAGTGTAAATGTTTACAGTGTAAACATTTTTACTAGAAAACAAAATCTGAACTTTGTCTCCATCTTGTGCGTAAAtataatatacaaataaaacatcaGTATTATAAAGCTGCACCTTCATCTGAAATCTCTGCAGCTTTGTTCATTCAAACTATTTTCTGAGTTTGTAAACATACAGATTAGCTGTGAGAATGTAAAGTTTATCAATGATCACATTTGATTTCTGTCTGGGGTTAAATGTGAATGTTGGtctgaaaaaaagatttaaaatgtagCTGCTTAAAATCAATTCTTGATTTTATAAAATCTGCTGATTGTTTCAATAAAACAGCTTCAGCACAACAAGAATATTTACAAACTAATAGAagcaaataatattttattctaAAGAGTCAGTTAAATGTAAACACAACAATCAAAGTGAGTTTCCAAGTTAAATGAATCTGAACTAATGACTGTGTCTGAAAAGCTGATTTACtgtcaaacacaacaacaacagaatcaCTGAATTGATTTATTTCACTTCACAGAAACATTTTGTGATCTCAATAATCAAAGAGAGCAGTTAAAGAATAACATTGAAGTACAAATCAAAGGTAGGTGATTCACTGAAACACTGAGACTGAGAGTGAAGTttgaaaatcaaattaaaaccTAATTATGAAACATGAGAAGATCCAGAAATCTTTCAAACTGTGAGAGATGTCAGCTTCTGATTAaggttaaaaacaacacaagaaagaacatttttaatgaaatcaaTCAAGTGTAGTTACACTGATGAGACAGCGTCACAACTTAGAAGTCATTTCTTTGAATTTGGAAAACTTTAAAGAAGACGTGTTTCTTTCAAATGTTATTTAACTGAAAACAAGATGCTGATAATCAGGACATTTAAATCTTGTAGTTGTAAAGTTGACTCTTGCTGATGTTTAATCATTAATCCTTCTTTTAAGAAGTGTCACAGTTTGCTGTTCACAGTCAACAACtttgaaaagcaaagaaatcatcattcagattttaaaactatcaaaaatatttacacgaacaacatgagaaatattctgaaaatattaatttaaaagaaacaagaaaaaaaatgtaaaagtttctTACAGAAACTCGAGTGGGTCACAAGATTTTCACATGAAAAAGTTGCTTTGGTGTCATTGAATTGCTAATAGTTCCACTagaacaacaaaatgaaataaaacctgATAATGAAGTTAGACAGTGTGATTAATAATTTCCCCAAAATTAACCCTGTTGCTGTActgaaaaaacagttaaaataaagaatcactttacaatcaaatctcagtCTGACAGATTTTGATATCAGAGGTTTTGGTGTCTCCtgcctttccaacactgaaatatgGGAAGAGTTTCTCAGTGAAAGTGTGTCTGTAAGTGTAGATGTGAGTCATGTCTTCAGGGTGATAGAAGGACACCTCCCCCCTGTCATAGTCCAGCTGGACTCTGATCCTCTGGAGactcttcttcactgtcagagtctgaCCAACACCATTATTGTATTTTCCACTGTTATGGAATAAAAACCAGATACCATATTCTGGTGAAGAAGAACACTCTCCCTTCCTGTCAACTGACTCTTTAACTAAACCCACATTCCAGGCAGGATGGtctcccacctccacctcccagctgtgtttccctgagCTGAAGCCTTCAGAGCCAAAAACATTGGCATACTTAGTGTTTCTCTCTGGATTATCAGGAAGTTGCTGCTTTGTGTCTCCATGTCTCACACTGGTCAGATCATCAGACAGATAGAGACAGCAGTTTGCAGTGTTTGGGTCCAGAATGACAGGACTGAAGTGGAccttctccttcatcttctcccACACTCTGAAGGACAGgttgcccaggtgtttggccACATCTATCAGTGCTCCTGAGACCAGCTGTGGATCTGACACTGAGCTCTGGGCTCTGGCTCTGCTCTGAGTGTCTTTATAACTGCTGAGGAATGGCacgctgtgtttctgcagctcttcTTCAACAGCAGAGATGCTGTCTGACAGAGAGGAGATCTGCTCCTCAATCATCTTCATCTCTCTGCTGATAGTCCTCcccttctgctcctcttcctccctcagagCTGCCAGTCTggactcctcttcctctttcaggaACTGCTGGAGCTTGTTGAACTCTGCTCTGATCTGCCTCTCTGTGGACAACAGCTGCTTCTTGGAGTGTTGAATCACTTCATTGTATGTTTCCTCcacttgtttgtatttgttcctCTTGTCCTGCAGAGACTTTAAGTCAGATTTCAGCTGCTCCTTCAGGTCACTGACTGCTTCTTCTACAGGAACCACTTTGTGACTGTGGTGGAGAGAAAAGTCACACACGGTGCACACAGCTCTCTGCTCGTCCACACAGAACAGTTTAGGCTCTTCATCGTGTTTACTGCACACTGCCATTAATTTCTTTTCTCCTGTCTCAGATGATCCAGATTTCTGTCTCCCAGCAAATGAATCAGCAAGTTCTTTCAGTGTAAAGTTCACATCTGGATAATCCTTTGaagattttcttttacaaatgggacagtttttgtttttagtttgttcccAGAATTTCTGCAGGCAGCTTGAACAGAAGCTGTGGTTgcagctcagagacacaggatCTCTGAAAGTCTCAGAACACACATGGCAGCTCAGGAAATTTTCAAAAAGAGCTCTCTCAGCCATTTGAATTTCAAATATCTTTAACTCACCAAATTAGTGTCTCTTGAACTTTCTGATTAAAATCCTCCAAACGTGTGTTTTTCAGCAGAGATCTGACTCCCTGTAATGGCGTCTCAGCTCAGTTCAAAAGTGTCGgaatttactttcattttcatgaatCACGATCACGTGTTAAACTGAAACACGCTCCTAACACTTGTGTCCATCAGAGGGCGCTGTGTGTGTCATTCAGATAGTTTTCAGTTTATGCTCCTTAAAACGACACCAAAGtgaaaaatgtagaaaatcttgacttctccttttaaaaaaacgaaacctaaaaagaacataaaaatGACGCAAAGAAGGTGAAGCTGTGGTGTTTCAGAAGTTCAAGTAGGTAAAATCAGCTTGTTCTCAGAGTTTTTATCTGCATTTAACTAAAGTTTTCGTTGCAGCCGAAGAcataaatttggattcatcacagGGTTTAGATTGTCAGCCTGCCAGACCTCTGCTCTCACactcaaaacaaagaaaaattctTGACCCTCATGAACATGAAGCAATAATTCTGAGTAAAATGCAGCTGAAATACATAAAatcaaaagtttattttttcaaataatacatcattaaaatatgcTTGTATACCAGTGAAGTTAATTTTCTTTGACCAGATTCAATCAAAGATGACTGTATTACTGTAAACTGACTACATCCTGTAAGTAGTTCGAGTTCAGGGACACAGGATCTCTGAATGTCTCTGAACACGTTACAGTTCAGGAAAGTTTCTACACACATCAAATGCAACGTCTTTACAGCTTGTACCTTACAGTCCTTCAAGAAAGCAAAGTTCTTTTAGAGAGCTCACATGTTGTCATGGTGTTTTAGATAATTAATAACCACCAAACACGATATCTGCTTTTACTACCTGGGCTGTGGCCTCAAACCTGCGTAAGAGTTTAGACCTTTAGACTCCAACTTTCAAGTTTGTCATGAACTGAAATGTGATGAGCTGACCAGTGTGAGAGATGTCAccgaaataataatgaaagataAAGAGAAAATCACAGTGAACAGACCAGAAATGctaataatgcaaaaataaacaaactgatATAAACTGTTGATATGACATAATATGACACTGAACTGTGACAACACAGAAGAATTTACTGTCACATGTCACAAATCAGATTCTGGTCAAAGTCATGTTTAAGGTCCTACTGCCTCGAAGTTGTCAATCACATCcactttcttgaaaaataattaaaaagacaaaaaaacaacaacaacattataGAACTCTTATAAATGCATTAAATGAAgccaatgaaagaaaaaatacaaagagtgaAGTGTTCAATAAATCAATACATAATATGACACAATAAGGATCTTATGTCTAAACTAAGTACAGGGATTGTGGTGTGAGGTGTAGATTTTCTGTATCTTTGTGTCAGTGAAGCTGAAACAGTTGTTGAAGGAAGTGTTTATCTGCAGGTCCAGTAGGAGATGCAGAGGATGGTTTGGGTCCATTACCCACAGCAGCAGTTATCAGGATGGAGGGATCCAATCAGGTTGTATAAACcgaattaatgaaatattcagttgtttattttattttttacaatccTAACCTCGTTACTTTcaccaaataaaatattttacgCAACGTGGAGCAATGTGTGTATGGTATACCGATTATTGGCCATGATTGTAGCATAACTATCCACACAAAACACAGGCTTTATTCAGACCAtgacatggtaaatggtaaatggcctgtatttatatagcgctttactagtccctaaggaccccaaagcgctttacatatccagtcatccacccattcacacacacattcacacactggtgatggcaagctacattgtagccacagccaccctggggcgcactgacagaggcgaggctgccggacactggcgccaccgggccctctgaccaccaccagtaggcaacgggtgaagtgtcttgcctaaggacacaacgaccgagactgtccaagccgaggctcgaaccggcaaccttccgaactcccaactcttgagccacgatcgccccatgtgAATTAAGACAATAACTATGGTGTTATACTTGGTTAGAGTTGTAGGGACTCCCAAAAACTTCCTTGAGGTGACCGTTTTTGTGATTTGACACTAtataaaaaatgaattgaactgaattctcTCTCTCAGTAACTCAGAGACCAGTTTCCcatgaaaaatctgttttctgcattattcgcttgtttATTACACACCAGTCTtcagttgtgttcagtgcttttgttttttcaaaattgGCGTCTGACAAGAAagtttcatttctgctgttcaatactgaagaaatataaactcttaaaaattatgccaaattacaaaaatcttagctgtgtctctaataaaacctctgtaactttgctctgcttcacttcagcaacatcaggtaatgttcatattttgatttatggtgttcttgtgtttttgttcaactgcagaatattttaagaGTGTTGTGTGCTGTAGaaagccaggccaggaaaatctccttcatatttttctgtgttttatcctcagttactttgacacaaaggcatttGCTGTGATGCtgacacctttgataaagtctcgcaagtgtcagctttgttttaatacacagatataaaaatatggataaatgtactgataaatgatcataattataatatttctgacggTTGACCTCGTGAATCGGCATCGAAGCAGTTATAGAAATAGAAATCGATACCCTGCCCTAGTGTGAACAGAGTGTTTGTGGTGGCAGGCTGGACACCAGAGCTACAATTGTTAAAAACAATGGGTTATGTGTTGATGTCACTTTTGTGTGGTTTTGACCTTTTTGTAGAGCAGTGTCTGCTTTACACGCGCTGTGACAGTTTCACGCTCTCGCAGGTAGCTCTCTGTGCTCGGAGAGACATCCTGCTCACGCGagtaaatttatttttatttctctacAGGAACTTTGTGTTAAAGGGTCAACGCACCAAAAAGGGTTTTGATAAGATTTGATTGCTCGTGCAAGACAGAAACTAGTCAGGGTGATTAATAATGAGCACAAAATGTATCACATCCATACCATCCATACTGGGCTGGCTGGGCAGGCACAAGGACCATGccaaaaaatgaatgatattTAATCGTGATTAATCAAAATTAATCCACAGCAATCCTGTGATTAATCTGATTACAACATTTAATTGTTTGACATCACtagtttgaaataaataaaactacatGCTGGGTTAAATGTCTGAAAGATGATtttcaggaaaaacaaacaaacaaacaataaaatcactGCAGGTGCTGATGAGTAAAATATTAATCAACCATAGACAATATGTTTGCTAATAagaagaaagtttaaaaaacaaccaaatgttTACGATAAAGCTTTGCCACTGTAACTTTTCCCTCATAAGAAAATGTTGACTTTATAATGAAATCTCAGTCTGACTTGATATCGCAGGTTTTTGCATGTCTGCAGGGTAGAAAAAGATTCACTTGgcaaaaagaataaatgaaGTTTTACTGACTTTTAGTTAATCACTCATCTTTCTCTGATAATTATAGTAACTCAACATTTCTTAATAACTCCtgacaaattatttatttagaccCACTGTTTATGGAAATACAAGAAAAAGATGTTTTATTTgtctatttaaaatatttacagatgAACTTGGCTCAGTCTTAATGCTCTGTTTTACCTGGTACGTCATTCCTAACATTTAatgatttacattaaaaatgtgagaaagtggaaataaaatgtttaaaaaacatgtttccataaatgaaaatacaaactttgtgTCCATGTTGTGAGTAAAAATAATATAcgaataaaataaaagttgaaCCTTCATTTGATATTTCTGCAGCTTTGTTCATACAAACTATTTCCAGCTCTGCTCTGTCAGTGTGAATATTACATTTACTGTTAAGCAACATAAGAGTTTATAAAGATGCAGATCAGGTGTGAGGATGTAAACTTTATCCATGATTCCATTTGTAATGGTGTAGTACCCTCATACTCACTGTGTTTTCTGTCCATAGCGGTCCTGGTTTAGGTTCAGgtctctgttttgttgttgccagcaataaagctgagtgttttgagtttttcttctgtgttttggagtctgggtttgggtccttttcctgcctgcacacagccatgacaattgcagctgcagcctcctcCTCTCTGAGGCTGCACCTCCTGCTTTCTCTGGAGCTGCTGCCTCCTGCTCTCCACTCTCATgttaaaagacaataaaaagacAGACATGACAAAGTTAGTGAGCCAGACACCAACAGATTACCCACATGATAGCCTCAGACTCCTCAGTTTCCATAGAGAGTGTATCTGACCACCTAAAAAGCAGGTATCCATTCAATTAACTTTTACTATTAAAACAATAGTAAAAGTACCTTTAAtagtacaaaaacaaatattgttCTCTTCCCCTGTGCTGTCATTCATGGTGAAGTCCCTCTtatcatattaatattaatagtaTACATGAGTGAGAGTCTGTATTTAGTGAGGATTAACAAATGTTCCTGACCACAACCTTCTTTTATGTAAAGATATAGCAAACAGTTAAATGTTGGACAATcaatggatttaaaaaacataacaaattctccaaatgtgtgtttttcagcacaaatctgacACAATCAATGTGTCTCAGCTCAACAGTGTAGAAATTTAGTTTAAGTTTCATTCATTATAGTCAACAGGCAGCACGGTTGAGTGGTGGTTAGCAGTGTTGCGTCAcagcaagaaggccctgagtttgtctccaccacctgtctttctgtgtggacttttcatgtttgcgtgggttcttttTCTCTATAAGTAGTTGCCCTCAATATAAAaacgaaaaaggaaaacaagtaAAATATTGTGAGTTTATCTTAATATAGCATTAAAATGAGACCAAGAATGTGAAGTGTTTGGTATATTACTTATTGAGGAACACTGCAATCAGTAGAGGTGGGCAGATCTATCTAAATATTGATCATATCGACACCGACTCTGGTATTGGTATGGGATTGATACGATCGGATCGATGATTTGTTTCTATCCCACGTTTTTGTATTAAATTAGTACATTTTTTGGAAATTAAAATAGGACCTCAAACCTCcacaatgaaaaatgtcaaacaacAGAAGTTGACCCAAAGACCTTTAGAGACAGGAacatttacattccaggtctccaaaaacccagtttcaaaatacTTGAAAAGCTGgaaggtgtgttttgttgtgttagcAAAAATCAGAGTGAGTTAGTGGTCACAATTTGCAAACTGATGATGGGCCATctgttaagtcatgacacactgctctccccAACATAAGCTGCCTACATAGGTTAAAAGTATCGGTACTgaccctgtatttacttggtattaAATCAATATAAAAATCTGCAGTCTCACACAGCACTAGCAATCAGCTGATTGCCACTAAACCAGTTTTacaagatttattttttcagttgcaACAGATGAAATGAGTCATGCTAGATACGTTTGTAAATATACATGATTGAAACTAATGAGTCTAATGTGTTGTTAGAGTGAGAATTCACTAACTTTGAAGCAGAGCTGAGTTCAGACATTCAGCTTAAACTGCTCTGGTGAGTTCGTATTGATGCACATTCATTTTAGTGCTGTGAAAAGGTAGTGGGTGTGTGGGGTGAAGTCAGCACTCTTCTGTGGAAAAAACCAGAGGTAATTAATTCACTCGGGTGCGAGTGGGTATACTGTCGGTAAGAGActtttgccatttttgtttGGATCATTTGCTATTGTATGTGCCTATTTTTAATGTGTCATTGGACTTTTTTAGTGTGACCACGAATTTTAATAGAAGAATTGATCAAGCCCTAGATCGCCTGCGCGCAGGGAAACTGATCAATATTGTAGGTATATTGAGTGTTTGTTTTAGCTTCATGATTTTGAATGGTTTCATAAAATTGATATTTTATTGGGTAATATTTTAATCGataatgttgtttgtgtttttcagctgtgctgtctctgctgtccttttttcattcttttgattgatttgtaattttgttttggttagtcCGTCCAGCCGTAAAGGCAGTTATTGATTGAGAGTAAGTTGTGTAAGGGCGGACTAAcctccctttttgtttttggtctaaTTGTTTGTGCCACCTCCCTTTATCTCCCAGATCGCAGGCCATGCATAGCACTGATTCCCAGCTGTGCTGAGACCTGAATTGTTTGCAGTGTGTGCCACGATTGCAGTGTTGCTAAACGGGGTGTGACGGGTTGCAGTGTTGTTATTTTCGCACAGTTTGTGTGGTAAGTCTCATGTGCAGCTGGGATATCAGCAGGATGTATTGCAAGTCCTGTCTGGAAATAACTGGGAATTTGTATGTCTAACTAATGtgataaataaatgatcaatttGTTTCTTTGCCCCGTTTACTCATACCTTGTCCTCGGTTACAGAGATTTAACAATTCAATGACGCATCCACCTTATTTATTAAAAAGTCTCTGTATCGGTATCTGCGATACTggcctgtatttacttggtatcacaTCCATACCAAAATGTGCAGTATTGCACACCAGTagaacacatatatacacatacatgagGAGGTGAACAAAACTAACCCGGAAGTACTATCTCTCCCTCTGGAGCAGCAGCGCAGTACAGCAAACTTATGACTTCGTTCCAGCTACACCCAAAGAATATGCCATACATATGGGTATTATGATGCTATTTAAAGCTATTCAACCTTGCATATGGAAATGAAACTGGGACAGAATGTTCACCTGTGCCATTTTCTCTGAGAGAGGAGATAAAAGAAATGCAAGTGGATAGTGACAATCTATCTGAACCCACAGGGCCTGGTGAGGATGAGCTTTAAACTCATTTGCAGTCTAACTTACAGATTCAACCACTGGGACACACTTATATAGACATTACAAGGTCTACCTGTCACAGAAAGCCACAACAGTTTCTGACTTATGAATCATTGGGTGAACCCTCAGTGCAGTCACATGCAGCACTTAATCTAGTTGGGGAAACGCACAGCACCACAATTACTTGTCACAACCATACCATCATGCACTGTATTTCCATGCCCACCATTGGCAATTGTGCCGCCTGCGTGTATGTCACATTCACCAATGTACTGCACCCCAATACCATACTCACCATACCAGTATCACGCATCACTGACCCCATCTGCATACACATCACCCCTATTGTTTAAAGTAATTCTTGGACTGATAAAATCAGTTATAAGTTTTGAGAGAGTttgtaaaaaaagttttaaatgtcATGATTTTGTGAATGTCGGGaaccattttatttttgtcagggAGTGTGTGATACCCACTAAAGTGTGATCACATTTATGTGAATTAATTTATGTTTAAGTAATTTTACTTTCAATCTAAGTTATACTTTCATTGGAAAATGCCCTctgttaagtcatgacacactgctctccccAACATAAGTTGCCTATATAGGTTACAAGTATTGGtactggccctgtatttactCTGTATCAGGTCAATATAAAAATCTGCAGGCTCACACAGCGCTAGCAATCAGCTGATTGTCACTAAACCAGTTTTacaagatttattttttcagttgcaacaacaacaggaaacattTTCTGCCAACGTGTCAGCAGGATTGTGTCTGTGACTAAAGACGACTCAGTGAACAAAGATGCAAAAAGTTTCAAAATTTCTGTTCTGTGAAGACTTTGCTGAGATTTTTCCTTTTGGGAATGTTTtagtattttctgtttttagatgtgtttttaaattttgttgagTGACCAAATGTGttaaaaaacaatcaaatattatACATTTTGACACTCATCTGACATCTCTGCAACTTTCTCTATACAAACTTCTCTTCTCTGTCAGAGGGCTCATTAACAGCTGCAAAGTTTTTGTTTACTTAAGCGTTAATGCAGATATTTCAATAAGGAGAGATAGATGGAACTAAACATGATTTACTGATATAAGAATTCAGTTATGCTATTTTGTGATTAGACTACGATGGCCCGTCACAGCAGAATGAAATCCCAGCTGTGATAGAAACCAGGTGTCCTCTGTGTGCCGGTATGATGAAATGAGTCATTCTAGATAAGTTGATAAAAATGTACATGATTGAAACTAATGAGTCTAATGTGTTGTTAGAGTGAGAAGTCACTAACTTTGAAGCAGAGCTGAGTTCAGACATTCAGCATTAACCAAACTGCTCTGGTGAGTTTGTATTGATTCACATTCATTTTAGTGCTTTATGCCTTGTTATACTTCAGCAAAGTGTTAGAATAACTGCTGTGATGTTTATAGTTAAAGGAAGAAGCTACATGTGTATAGTATGTGAGTGAGATAATTAGTAGGGCGATTAGTTCTCTGCTAACAGATTAGCAGTTAAACAGACTACCACCTGAGattccaaaaggttgattctgttcatctggatgtagcgttatcagtgggagaaacgttttgtcactcatctaagtgacttcttcagtctcagctgactgtaagtttccccaaccttataaacagtacctttgcacaataactgacctcacagcccactgaatgaacaatgggctgggatgtcagttccttgatca is drawn from Maylandia zebra isolate NMK-2024a linkage group LG12, Mzebra_GT3a, whole genome shotgun sequence and contains these coding sequences:
- the LOC143421377 gene encoding nuclear factor 7, brain-like, with the translated sequence MAERALFENFLSCHVCSETFRDPVSLSCNHSFCSSCLQKFWEQTKNKNCPICKRKSSKDYPDVNFTLKELADSFAGRQKSGSSETGEKKLMAVCSKHDEEPKLFCVDEQRAVCTVCDFSLHHSHKVVPVEEAVSDLKEQLKSDLKSLQDKRNKYKQVEETYNEVIQHSKKQLLSTERQIRAEFNKLQQFLKEEEESRLAALREEEEQKGRTISREMKMIEEQISSLSDSISAVEEELQKHSVPFLSSYKDTQSRARAQSSVSDPQLVSGALIDVAKHLGNLSFRVWEKMKEKVHFSPVILDPNTANCCLYLSDDLTSVRHGDTKQQLPDNPERNTKYANVFGSEGFSSGKHSWEVEVGDHPAWNVGLVKESVDRKGECSSSPEYGIWFLFHNSGKYNNGVGQTLTVKKSLQRIRVQLDYDRGEVSFYHPEDMTHIYTYRHTFTEKLFPYFSVGKAGDTKTSDIKICQTEI